A single window of bacterium DNA harbors:
- the leuD gene encoding 3-isopropylmalate dehydratase small subunit, whose product MDPVGIITGTMAPLPRNNCDTDQIMPKQFLKRVERSGYGQFLFHDWARIAGGELDPEFILNRPEYQEARVLVSGPNFGSGSSREHAPWGIQDWGFEAVIAPTFADIFYNNCTKIGLLPVTLTEAEVNRLIELATATPGAVITIDLETQTVTTGDWQAGFEIDAFTKYRLLEGLDDIGLTMRNLEAIEVFEQSRPAYLPSLA is encoded by the coding sequence GTGGATCCTGTAGGCATCATCACCGGCACCATGGCGCCCCTGCCGAGGAACAACTGCGACACCGACCAGATCATGCCCAAGCAGTTCCTCAAGCGGGTGGAGCGGAGCGGCTACGGGCAGTTCCTGTTCCACGACTGGGCCAGGATCGCCGGCGGGGAACTCGATCCGGAGTTCATCCTCAACCGCCCCGAGTACCAGGAGGCCCGGGTCCTGGTCAGCGGTCCCAACTTCGGTTCGGGATCGTCTCGCGAGCACGCCCCGTGGGGCATCCAGGACTGGGGCTTCGAGGCGGTGATTGCCCCCACGTTCGCCGACATCTTCTACAACAACTGCACCAAGATCGGGTTGCTGCCGGTCACGCTCACCGAGGCCGAGGTGAACCGGCTGATCGAGCTGGCCACCGCCACGCCGGGCGCGGTGATCACCATCGACCTGGAGACCCAGACCGTCACCACCGGGGACTGGCAGGCCGGTTTCGAGATCGACGCCTTCACCAAGTACCGGCTCCTCGAGGGACTCGACGACATCGGCCTCACCATGCGGAATCTCGAGGCCATCGAGGTCTTCGAGCAGTCCCGGCCCGCCTACCTGCCGTCTCTCGCCTGA